A window of Armatimonadota bacterium contains these coding sequences:
- a CDS encoding DUF418 domain-containing protein yields MHAPGDIPPPVAAPTVQGRVESLDVLRGVAILGILLANIWSFGLASFGSSFGPETWALHTNFWVEGIRVALVTGKMRGLLCLLFGAGMYLQYQKLSAAGKWPGLYARRTLFLSLIGILHIVFLWYGDILLMYSLIAFGAILFARVRPNWLVVLSSLSMAFSILVGWLITVSNLASVSDAPGRLYDRYSPARELLVYGHGTYLEQMQMRVEQAGFILASLPIFMFEMGGLFLFGMWMASQGLFSRPSQRKLATTWLLAVGAVGFILNVAAAWGVAQSQNASYESVIEFGLNAPMAIGIAVLGSILLERCPSGRLAKLLSAPGRMALTCYLMQSAICCTLFYSWGFGLMNKLDYWALYFVVFGVWAANIGFAHLWLRRHTMGPVEWAWRALAYGRRPALIRTVGEP; encoded by the coding sequence TTGCACGCACCGGGTGACATTCCGCCACCAGTTGCGGCACCAACCGTCCAAGGACGGGTTGAGAGCCTCGACGTTTTGCGCGGGGTGGCGATCCTGGGGATCCTCCTTGCCAACATCTGGTCGTTTGGTTTGGCTTCGTTCGGCTCTTCGTTTGGACCAGAAACCTGGGCGTTGCACACGAATTTCTGGGTGGAAGGCATCCGGGTTGCCTTGGTCACCGGCAAGATGCGGGGATTGCTCTGCTTGCTGTTCGGTGCCGGGATGTATCTGCAATACCAAAAGCTATCGGCGGCGGGGAAGTGGCCGGGGCTTTATGCCAGGCGGACCCTTTTCTTGTCGCTGATCGGCATCTTGCATATCGTGTTCCTGTGGTACGGGGACATCTTGCTTATGTATTCGCTCATCGCTTTTGGTGCGATCCTCTTTGCCCGGGTCAGGCCCAACTGGCTGGTCGTCCTTTCAAGCTTGAGCATGGCCTTTTCAATTTTGGTGGGTTGGTTGATTACGGTGAGCAACCTTGCGAGCGTTTCGGATGCGCCGGGCCGGCTCTACGACCGGTACTCTCCGGCCCGGGAGCTGCTCGTTTACGGCCACGGAACCTATCTGGAACAAATGCAGATGCGGGTGGAGCAGGCTGGGTTCATCTTGGCTTCGCTGCCGATCTTCATGTTTGAAATGGGCGGTTTGTTCCTTTTTGGGATGTGGATGGCTTCCCAAGGATTGTTTTCGCGGCCTTCCCAACGCAAACTGGCGACCACTTGGCTCCTTGCCGTGGGGGCTGTTGGGTTCATCCTTAACGTCGCCGCGGCATGGGGGGTTGCCCAATCCCAAAATGCTAGCTATGAATCTGTGATCGAGTTCGGGCTCAATGCCCCAATGGCGATCGGCATTGCCGTCCTGGGTTCCATTCTGTTGGAGCGTTGCCCATCTGGCCGCCTGGCAAAGCTCTTGTCCGCCCCTGGCCGCATGGCGTTGACTTGCTACCTCATGCAAAGCGCGATTTGTTGCACCCTGTTCTACAGCTGGGGGTTCGGGCTCATGAACAAGCTGGATTATTGGGCTTTGTACTTTGTGGTTTTTGGGGTTTGGGCGGCGAACATTGGGTTTGCTCATTTGTGGCTGCGCCGCCACACAATGGGCCCGGTCGAGTGGGCCTGGCGGGCCCTAGCCTATGGCCGGCGGCCCGCCCTCATTCGAACCGTCGGCGAACCGTAA
- a CDS encoding alpha/beta hydrolase — protein sequence MLAALVYGLAFAGNPIQKDIVYRNIGGNQVMADFYAPELHNPKGDPFVIVVHGGAWTGGKRQEMAILCEALAKAGIASATVDYRLAPQSKWPAQIDDCQAAVRYFRANAAKFGLDTTKMGAAGASAGGHLSLLLGFTDTRDAKDPDNPGQSSRVQYVLNLFGPTDLSKDFDPNVAALVSLQVTGQKYDPASESVKSLSPINYVDGKSAEVFTIHGLADTLVPPKQAQRLDEALAAAKVFHETRLIPGMKHEFNPGIPEFMKSVEDGIRFLSERLKTTSGKFEIARTG from the coding sequence ATGTTGGCCGCACTCGTTTATGGGCTCGCCTTTGCTGGCAACCCCATCCAAAAGGACATCGTCTACCGCAATATCGGCGGGAACCAGGTGATGGCCGATTTCTATGCCCCCGAACTCCACAACCCTAAAGGGGATCCGTTCGTCATCGTCGTCCATGGCGGGGCATGGACAGGTGGAAAGCGGCAAGAGATGGCGATCTTGTGCGAGGCGCTGGCCAAAGCGGGGATTGCATCGGCTACCGTCGATTACCGTTTGGCGCCGCAAAGCAAGTGGCCCGCCCAAATCGACGACTGCCAAGCGGCTGTCCGCTATTTCCGCGCAAATGCCGCAAAATTCGGGCTAGACACCACCAAAATGGGGGCCGCCGGAGCAAGTGCCGGCGGGCATCTCTCCCTGTTGCTCGGGTTCACCGACACCCGGGATGCGAAAGACCCCGACAACCCTGGGCAATCGAGCCGAGTTCAATACGTGCTCAACCTCTTTGGCCCAACCGACCTCTCCAAGGATTTCGACCCCAACGTGGCGGCGCTCGTCAGCCTGCAAGTCACGGGTCAAAAATATGATCCGGCCAGCGAGTCGGTCAAATCGCTCAGCCCCATCAACTACGTCGATGGGAAATCGGCGGAGGTTTTCACCATCCATGGCCTTGCCGACACCCTTGTCCCGCCCAAACAGGCGCAGCGGTTGGATGAGGCGCTGGCGGCAGCAAAAGTTTTCCACGAGACTCGGTTGATCCCGGGAATGAAACACGAGTTCAACCCCGGCATCCCCGAATTTATGAAATCCGTCGAAGACGGCATCAGATTCCTAAGCGAGCGACTCAAAACGACTTCCGGAAAATTTGAAATTGCACGCACCGGGTGA
- a CDS encoding HDOD domain-containing protein, with translation MARSENLPVLPQAVSEVMRLADDPNSNQKELEKAFEQDPAMTAKILKVANSAFYGGVNVPTIGRAISFLGMTSIRSLVVGISFQQLSSSRSESKQFDKIAFWRHSIASAVACRVLAKLKLPAKGEELYCAGMMHDIGLLVFERFVPTEFDAAVELSIRTGKSLKDAEQDVLGFDHAEVGGLLAERWNLNEMMRNAIRYHLDPKSDPQHGETTQIVASAVQIANLAGYQGLGAVPPVDVQKLARAIGLPAEQIAIIQQVVAQEVDKVQQSFNLAA, from the coding sequence ATGGCCCGGAGCGAGAACCTCCCTGTGCTCCCGCAGGCGGTGAGCGAGGTCATGAGGCTGGCGGATGACCCAAATTCCAACCAAAAGGAACTCGAAAAGGCGTTTGAGCAAGATCCGGCCATGACAGCCAAGATCTTGAAGGTGGCCAACAGTGCCTTTTACGGCGGGGTTAATGTGCCGACCATCGGCCGGGCAATCAGCTTTCTCGGCATGACCAGCATCCGGAGCCTGGTCGTCGGGATCAGTTTCCAACAACTCTCGTCGAGCCGTTCGGAATCCAAACAGTTCGACAAAATCGCCTTTTGGAGGCATTCGATTGCGTCGGCTGTCGCTTGCCGTGTCTTGGCAAAACTCAAGTTGCCGGCCAAAGGGGAAGAGCTATATTGCGCCGGCATGATGCATGACATCGGGCTCCTGGTCTTTGAACGGTTCGTCCCCACCGAATTCGATGCCGCCGTTGAGCTGAGCATCCGAACCGGAAAATCTTTGAAGGATGCCGAACAAGATGTCCTCGGGTTCGACCATGCCGAAGTTGGCGGACTATTGGCCGAACGCTGGAACCTGAACGAGATGATGCGCAATGCCATCCGTTACCACTTGGATCCCAAATCTGACCCGCAACACGGGGAGACGACTCAAATCGTCGCCAGCGCCGTGCAGATCGCCAACCTTGCCGGCTACCAGGGTTTGGGGGCCGTCCCGCCTGTCGATGTCCAAAAACTCGCCCGGGCCATCGGCCTGCCGGCCGAGCAAATCGCCATCATCCAGCAAGTCGTTGCGCAAGAAGTGGACAAAGTCCAACAGTCGTTCAACCTGGCCGCCTAG
- a CDS encoding helix-turn-helix transcriptional regulator, with the protein MRKSQQPVFMIGVAARLCGIHPQTLRQYEKLGLVSPSRVGAKNRLYSEEDISRIKQIQRLTQDLGVNLAGVDIILKLLDDMEDMRAEFEQQFIEFARDAELRMAAMSKNANAPVRVDSPLVPVPKITVRRRFE; encoded by the coding sequence ATGAGGAAATCCCAGCAACCCGTTTTCATGATCGGGGTGGCGGCCCGACTCTGTGGCATCCATCCCCAGACTTTGCGGCAATACGAAAAGCTCGGGCTGGTCTCCCCTTCCCGCGTCGGGGCCAAGAACCGGCTCTACAGTGAAGAAGACATCTCCCGAATCAAGCAGATCCAGCGGCTCACGCAAGACCTGGGCGTGAACCTTGCCGGGGTGGACATCATCCTAAAACTCTTGGACGACATGGAAGATATGCGGGCCGAGTTCGAGCAGCAATTCATCGAATTTGCCCGCGACGCCGAACTGCGCATGGCGGCCATGTCCAAGAATGCGAACGCCCCCGTCCGCGTGGACTCCCCGTTGGTGCCCGTGCCGAAGATTACGGTTCGCCGACGGTTCGAATGA
- a CDS encoding ATP-dependent zinc protease — translation MPRKSSALITIGWLERVSFPDWGIDTIIAKIDTGARTSSIHAENVSEREDGLLEFDVVEHIDHVDKWVHVVCPYVRKTSVRSSSGRAQNRYVVKTRMVLGGVEKVIEITLSSRKKMLRRVLIGRTTLAKSFVVDVSRKHLA, via the coding sequence ATGCCACGCAAATCCAGTGCCTTGATCACGATCGGGTGGCTGGAGCGCGTCTCGTTCCCGGACTGGGGGATTGACACGATCATCGCCAAAATCGATACCGGGGCCCGCACCAGCAGCATCCACGCGGAAAACGTTTCTGAACGGGAAGACGGTTTGCTCGAATTCGATGTCGTGGAACACATCGACCACGTTGACAAGTGGGTGCACGTCGTCTGCCCTTACGTCCGCAAGACGTCTGTCCGTTCCAGTTCCGGCCGGGCGCAAAACCGCTATGTCGTCAAGACACGGATGGTGCTGGGCGGCGTCGAAAAGGTGATTGAGATTACGTTAAGTTCTCGTAAGAAAATGCTGCGGAGGGTTCTCATCGGCCGGACAACCTTGGCAAAATCATTCGTCGTCGACGTTTCTCGGAAGCATTTGGCCTAA
- the hisF gene encoding imidazole glycerol phosphate synthase subunit HisF gives MKPIRLIPCLDIKAGRVVKGTNFVEIRDAGDPVELARFYAAQGADELVFLDITATHEGRPAVIDLARQVAENVFIPFTVGGGLKIVDDIRAALFAGADKVSLNSAAVANPELVQEAAQIFGSQCVVAAIDAKRSGDRWHVFTHGGRHDTGLDAIDWAIELVARGAGEILLTSMDGDGTRSGYDLKLTEAVSNAVEVPVIASGGAGNAGHLVEAVTVGKADAVLLAGILHDGMAQISELKSFMAESGLAIRPV, from the coding sequence ATGAAGCCAATCCGACTCATCCCCTGCCTGGACATCAAGGCGGGCCGGGTTGTGAAAGGGACGAACTTCGTCGAAATCCGCGATGCCGGCGACCCGGTGGAACTTGCACGGTTCTATGCTGCGCAAGGGGCCGACGAATTGGTTTTCCTCGACATCACCGCCACCCACGAAGGCCGTCCGGCCGTCATCGACCTGGCAAGGCAGGTGGCCGAAAATGTCTTCATTCCTTTCACGGTGGGGGGCGGCTTGAAAATCGTAGACGATATCCGGGCGGCATTGTTTGCCGGGGCCGATAAGGTTAGTTTGAACTCAGCAGCCGTCGCAAACCCGGAATTGGTGCAAGAAGCGGCGCAGATATTCGGTTCCCAATGTGTCGTCGCCGCCATCGATGCCAAGCGGTCAGGTGACCGGTGGCATGTGTTCACCCACGGCGGGCGGCACGACACTGGCCTGGACGCCATTGACTGGGCCATCGAATTGGTTGCACGCGGGGCGGGCGAAATCCTGCTCACTTCGATGGATGGCGACGGCACCCGGTCCGGCTACGACCTGAAGCTCACGGAAGCCGTATCCAATGCTGTCGAAGTCCCGGTCATTGCCAGCGGCGGGGCTGGGAATGCCGGCCACTTGGTTGAGGCGGTCACCGTTGGCAAAGCCGACGCGGTTTTGCTGGCGGGCATCCTCCACGACGGCATGGCCCAGATTTCCGAACTCAAGTCGTTCATGGCGGAATCCGGGCTGGCAATCCGGCCGGTTTAG
- the rimK gene encoding 30S ribosomal protein S6--L-glutamate ligase, which yields MKIAILSRNRNLYSTRRLREACADRGHTVKVLDTLKFSMLIEQEQPELFFRGRRLSHYDAIIPRIGSSITQYGCSVVNQFQQMGVFCANTSSAILNTRDKLRCLQILSRHDIGMAPTSFVRDRKDILNAINNVGGAPVIIKLLEGTQGVGVILAENQKIAEAIIETLHGAKQNVLVQKFVAESKGKDVRAFVVGGRVIAAMRRVAQGQEFRSNIHRGGKAEPIDLPADYERTAIEAARILGLRIAGVDMLESQDGPQVIEVNSSPGLEGIETCTGIDVAGTIVDYIAEQIDFPELDIRERLSLSAGYGVAELIVPNSPEFHEVAIRDSGIRERDMIVLTVERGESLISNPKSTFALHAGDRILCFGKHESMRDLIPKQKRKRKKKLLPNVDQAE from the coding sequence ATGAAAATAGCGATCCTCAGCCGCAACCGCAACCTTTATTCCACCCGCCGGCTCCGGGAAGCCTGCGCCGACCGAGGGCACACCGTCAAGGTTCTGGACACCCTCAAGTTCAGCATGCTCATCGAGCAAGAACAACCGGAGTTGTTCTTCCGAGGGCGGCGGCTCTCGCACTACGATGCAATCATCCCCCGGATTGGAAGTTCGATCACCCAATACGGCTGTTCGGTGGTGAACCAGTTCCAACAGATGGGCGTTTTTTGTGCGAATACCTCGAGTGCGATTTTGAACACGCGCGACAAGCTCCGGTGCCTCCAAATCCTCTCGCGCCACGACATCGGCATGGCCCCGACCAGTTTCGTCCGTGACCGCAAAGACATTCTAAATGCCATCAATAATGTAGGGGGTGCCCCGGTCATCATCAAGTTACTGGAGGGCACGCAGGGCGTCGGCGTGATCTTGGCCGAAAACCAAAAGATCGCCGAGGCGATCATTGAGACTTTGCACGGGGCAAAGCAAAACGTTTTGGTTCAAAAGTTCGTCGCCGAATCCAAAGGCAAAGACGTCCGAGCGTTCGTCGTTGGCGGGCGGGTCATTGCCGCCATGCGCCGGGTGGCCCAAGGGCAAGAGTTCCGGTCAAACATCCACCGTGGAGGCAAAGCCGAGCCCATCGACCTGCCGGCCGATTATGAGCGGACGGCCATCGAGGCTGCCCGAATCCTTGGTCTTCGGATCGCCGGGGTGGACATGTTAGAAAGCCAGGATGGCCCCCAGGTCATCGAGGTGAATTCTTCCCCCGGTTTGGAAGGGATTGAGACCTGCACGGGGATCGACGTGGCGGGAACCATCGTGGACTACATCGCCGAGCAAATCGACTTCCCCGAATTGGACATCCGCGAGCGCCTTTCCCTTTCGGCCGGCTATGGGGTCGCCGAGTTGATCGTGCCAAATTCGCCGGAGTTCCATGAAGTGGCGATCCGCGATTCCGGAATCCGGGAACGGGACATGATCGTTCTCACTGTCGAACGCGGCGAAAGCCTGATCTCTAACCCCAAGAGCACGTTTGCTCTCCATGCCGGCGACCGGATCCTCTGCTTTGGCAAGCACGAATCGATGCGCGACCTCATCCCCAAGCAAAAACGGAAACGCAAGAAGAAACTCTTGCCCAACGTGGATCAGGCCGAATAA
- a CDS encoding phytanoyl-CoA dioxygenase family protein: protein MTSGEQAQAYARDGHALVRGVLSGDELAEFRNAVRETAARLNREQRPLAERDTYGQAFLQTTNLWRHSVTVARCILSPAIGKIAAELMGVRGVRLYHDQSLFKEPGGGPTPWHQDQQYWPLDTPNTVTMWMPLVDAGDDMGTMMFASGSHGLGYLGNLPISDKSDETIRDLIRERGFEVTPPNNMRAGDATFHSGWVFHGAPGNRSSQMREVMTAIYFEDGAKVGQADSQDRQNDLASWFPGLAPGDLAATELNPLVYSA from the coding sequence ATGACGAGCGGAGAACAGGCCCAAGCTTATGCCCGGGATGGGCATGCCCTGGTGAGGGGGGTCTTAAGTGGCGATGAACTCGCCGAATTCCGCAACGCGGTGAGGGAGACCGCGGCCCGGCTTAACCGAGAGCAACGCCCCCTGGCCGAGCGCGACACCTATGGCCAGGCGTTTTTGCAGACCACGAACCTTTGGCGGCACAGTGTGACCGTCGCCAGATGCATCCTTTCCCCTGCAATCGGAAAAATCGCTGCCGAACTGATGGGCGTGCGCGGTGTGAGGCTTTATCACGACCAGTCGCTGTTCAAAGAGCCGGGCGGTGGGCCCACCCCATGGCACCAAGACCAGCAATATTGGCCGCTCGACACCCCTAACACCGTGACGATGTGGATGCCTCTTGTTGACGCCGGGGACGACATGGGCACGATGATGTTTGCATCCGGGTCGCATGGGTTGGGCTATTTGGGGAACTTGCCGATTAGCGACAAGAGCGATGAAACCATTCGTGACCTCATCCGAGAACGGGGCTTTGAAGTCACGCCGCCCAACAACATGCGGGCTGGGGACGCCACGTTCCACTCGGGATGGGTTTTTCACGGGGCGCCGGGCAACCGGAGCAGCCAGATGCGGGAAGTGATGACGGCAATCTACTTTGAAGACGGGGCGAAGGTGGGGCAAGCCGACTCCCAAGACCGCCAGAACGACCTCGCATCCTGGTTCCCCGGCTTGGCACCGGGAGATTTGGCGGCAACCGAACTCAATCCCCTGGTTTATTCGGCCTGA
- a CDS encoding PPC domain-containing protein, whose amino-acid sequence MRAFPATILLLCACLSFAQGGQGGAVGTANDGQTQDFDMILTPGQSSELKVEAKADDMILAVVESGAFDPAVALVAPDGKKLVENDDIREGDQRSRVIFRFKADGTYKLTVSGFKGAAGGPFRISLKRFHAPLLEGGSASADFSGIDPVWRAIPIKKDTPTVIATYGSGNQVPSGYDSTGERLANEADAMTFGMGGRFTYTSPIDQEIYVFIPRSGYRGFTIDAVPVKFQELAVNGEVSGELARSQQMAYRFHAAAGALLRTQAGPGRSGFQVAFRPVKLDDPKSVNPFGSLPGISKNSNAGTYFVRASGVYEAIVAHTGFQPQAFRFSISEFSRAWQPETQSDSLPIGENLYYKFDLPLGVLLDLSSTSAVFDMNISLLDADGNAIANQDDNGDSPDPKFQMLVTRPGTYILRVGSYGNGGGGAFSIEKHLTFPSQYRSGETFELGADRPALRLIPAKKGQFFYLAVTGTSRAELAFYNPDGRILPASQMEEPGGRRIFLVNPQSDGDILVTFSTAAPGTVTVSNATIGG is encoded by the coding sequence ATGAGGGCTTTCCCCGCCACCATCCTCCTTCTCTGCGCATGCCTGAGCTTTGCCCAAGGCGGGCAAGGCGGGGCCGTCGGCACGGCCAACGATGGGCAGACGCAAGACTTCGACATGATCCTGACACCTGGCCAAAGCAGCGAGCTCAAGGTCGAGGCCAAGGCCGACGATATGATCTTGGCCGTGGTGGAAAGCGGTGCCTTTGACCCCGCGGTCGCGTTAGTCGCCCCGGATGGCAAGAAACTCGTGGAAAACGACGACATCCGCGAAGGCGACCAACGATCCCGTGTGATCTTCCGGTTCAAAGCCGACGGGACATACAAGCTGACCGTCTCGGGGTTCAAGGGGGCAGCCGGCGGCCCGTTCCGGATCAGCCTCAAGCGGTTCCACGCCCCCCTCTTGGAAGGCGGCTCGGCGTCGGCGGATTTCAGCGGCATCGACCCGGTGTGGAGGGCGATCCCGATCAAAAAAGACACGCCGACCGTGATCGCCACCTACGGTTCGGGCAACCAGGTGCCTTCCGGATACGACTCAACTGGCGAGCGCCTGGCCAACGAGGCGGATGCGATGACATTTGGAATGGGTGGCCGGTTCACCTACACATCACCCATCGACCAAGAGATCTATGTGTTCATCCCCCGGTCTGGTTACCGGGGGTTCACCATCGATGCGGTGCCGGTCAAGTTCCAAGAACTTGCCGTTAATGGCGAGGTTTCTGGGGAATTGGCGCGCAGCCAACAAATGGCATACCGCTTTCACGCGGCCGCCGGGGCTTTGTTGCGCACCCAGGCCGGACCGGGGCGGTCGGGGTTCCAAGTGGCTTTCCGCCCGGTCAAGCTGGATGACCCGAAGTCCGTGAACCCGTTTGGCTCCTTGCCGGGGATCTCGAAGAACTCGAATGCCGGAACGTATTTCGTCCGGGCGTCCGGGGTTTATGAAGCCATCGTGGCCCACACCGGCTTTCAACCCCAGGCTTTCCGATTTTCAATCTCGGAGTTCTCCCGGGCGTGGCAGCCGGAAACACAGTCCGATTCGCTCCCGATCGGCGAAAACCTCTACTACAAGTTCGATCTGCCCTTGGGGGTGTTGTTGGATCTATCGTCCACCAGTGCCGTGTTCGACATGAATATCTCTCTGCTTGACGCCGATGGGAATGCCATTGCCAACCAGGACGACAATGGCGATTCGCCCGACCCCAAGTTCCAGATGCTGGTCACCAGGCCTGGCACATACATTTTGCGGGTGGGATCTTATGGCAACGGCGGGGGCGGCGCGTTTTCAATCGAGAAGCACTTGACTTTCCCCAGCCAATATCGGAGCGGCGAAACGTTTGAACTTGGAGCCGACAGGCCTGCTTTGCGGCTGATCCCCGCTAAAAAAGGGCAGTTCTTCTACTTGGCGGTGACCGGGACATCCCGGGCGGAGTTGGCCTTCTATAATCCGGACGGCCGGATCCTGCCGGCCTCGCAGATGGAGGAACCAGGTGGGCGGCGCATCTTTTTGGTCAATCCGCAAAGCGACGGCGACATCCTGGTGACATTTTCGACTGCTGCCCCGGGCACGGTCACCGTTTCAAACGCCACCATCGGCGGCTAA
- the xth gene encoding exodeoxyribonuclease III: MRIATFNVNSIRARIPRVLEWLAEAQPDLVAIQETKVEDAKFPFAELEPTGYEITIHGQPRYNGVCFLTKGPLEDVQTGFGDPTMPEDARIIRAVYQGVEFIDTYVPNGTQVGTDKWDYKLAWLDRFSRYCEETIGKDDKVVWLGDINIAPTADDVYEAERHLGGVGHHPDEFERLKRIVEWGWTDCFRRQTPGPGHYTFFDFRIPNSVQRNLGWRIDHIYASPAVKRACKKVWVDLDARKKDKPSDHAPLVADFEF, encoded by the coding sequence ATGCGCATCGCGACGTTCAATGTGAACTCGATCCGGGCCCGGATCCCCCGGGTTTTGGAATGGCTGGCGGAAGCCCAGCCGGATCTCGTCGCGATTCAAGAGACCAAAGTCGAGGATGCGAAATTTCCATTTGCCGAACTTGAGCCAACGGGGTATGAAATCACGATTCACGGGCAACCCCGCTACAACGGCGTCTGCTTTTTGACCAAAGGGCCGTTAGAGGATGTCCAGACCGGCTTTGGTGACCCCACGATGCCAGAAGATGCCCGAATCATCCGCGCCGTTTACCAGGGGGTCGAATTCATCGACACATACGTACCAAATGGCACCCAGGTCGGCACCGATAAGTGGGATTACAAGCTCGCCTGGCTGGACCGGTTTTCTCGCTATTGCGAGGAGACGATCGGCAAAGACGACAAAGTCGTCTGGCTGGGGGATATCAACATCGCCCCGACGGCGGACGACGTTTATGAAGCGGAACGGCATTTGGGCGGTGTCGGCCATCACCCGGACGAATTTGAACGCCTGAAACGGATCGTCGAGTGGGGCTGGACGGACTGCTTCCGCCGCCAAACCCCGGGGCCGGGTCATTACACGTTTTTCGATTTCCGGATACCGAACAGCGTCCAGCGCAACCTGGGATGGCGGATCGACCACATCTACGCTTCTCCAGCCGTCAAGCGGGCTTGCAAAAAGGTCTGGGTGGATTTGGATGCCCGCAAGAAAGACAAGCCGAGCGACCACGCGCCTCTAGTTGCCGATTTCGAGTTCTAG
- a CDS encoding J domain-containing protein: MDYYKTLGVDRKASDKDIKSAYRKLARKYHPDLNPNDAAAEKKFKEISEAYEVLGDEEKRKQYDLYGDDWERIQAGGFNPGSGGQQVNFEDFGGFGSVFESLFENMGRGGGPFQQARSQQVAPSDVTQAVTVSLEELDLGTKRTLTYNVSDACAQCHGSGQVTLTNRGLGVCPNCQGKGTTTRSRRVEVTVPAGIADGKKLRVAGGGGRGSNNKAGDLFVEVRQAAHPVFKRSGNDLETEVEVDYLDAALGGEARVPTLRSSGTITIPAGTSSGRVFRLKGQGVAGGDILARVKVTVPSDLSAAERRALETARKSRGKASA; this comes from the coding sequence ATGGATTACTACAAAACGCTGGGGGTTGACCGAAAGGCATCCGACAAAGACATCAAATCCGCGTACCGCAAACTTGCCCGGAAATACCACCCCGACCTCAACCCGAATGATGCGGCGGCGGAAAAGAAGTTCAAGGAAATCAGCGAGGCCTACGAAGTCTTAGGCGACGAAGAAAAGCGCAAGCAATACGACCTCTACGGGGACGATTGGGAAAGGATCCAAGCGGGCGGGTTCAACCCAGGGTCTGGCGGCCAACAAGTGAACTTTGAAGATTTCGGGGGCTTTGGCTCGGTGTTCGAATCGTTGTTCGAGAACATGGGCCGTGGCGGAGGCCCCTTCCAACAGGCCCGCTCCCAACAAGTGGCCCCAAGCGACGTGACCCAGGCGGTGACGGTTTCTTTGGAAGAGCTGGACTTGGGCACGAAGAGAACCCTCACCTACAATGTCAGCGACGCCTGCGCCCAGTGCCATGGATCGGGACAAGTAACCTTGACCAACCGCGGGTTGGGGGTCTGCCCCAACTGCCAGGGAAAAGGGACTACAACCCGGTCGCGCCGGGTTGAGGTGACAGTTCCGGCGGGCATTGCCGATGGCAAGAAGCTGCGTGTGGCGGGCGGCGGCGGCCGGGGGAGCAACAACAAAGCCGGCGACCTCTTCGTAGAAGTGCGGCAAGCCGCCCACCCGGTCTTCAAAAGATCGGGGAACGACTTGGAGACCGAAGTGGAAGTCGATTACCTAGATGCAGCCCTCGGGGGTGAAGCCAGGGTGCCGACCCTGCGATCCAGCGGCACCATCACCATCCCAGCGGGAACCTCGAGCGGCCGGGTTTTCCGGCTCAAAGGCCAAGGGGTCGCCGGAGGCGACATTTTGGCCCGGGTGAAAGTCACGGTGCCTTCCGACCTTTCCGCAGCGGAACGACGGGCCCTTGAAACGGCCAGGAAATCGAGGGGCAAAGCCAGCGCATGA
- a CDS encoding sigma-70 family RNA polymerase sigma factor, which yields MLFSRAKSPRDRFQSLAESVYPSLYGTALRLTRDREEAEDLAQEAIVRAYEAFERFDGENFKAWILRILTNLYINKYRRRKRFGSPISLDDDENAYEPVGPAENLPDRQLFDEMVGAELEAALEKVPEIFRVAVLLSDLEGLSYDEVALATDVPVGTVRSRIARGRAILRRELERYALQEGYIKQESET from the coding sequence ATGCTCTTCTCCAGAGCCAAGAGCCCCCGCGACCGATTCCAAAGTCTGGCCGAATCCGTGTATCCGTCCCTGTACGGAACCGCGCTCCGGCTGACCCGGGATCGGGAAGAAGCGGAAGACTTGGCCCAAGAGGCGATCGTCCGCGCCTATGAGGCGTTTGAACGGTTCGACGGCGAAAACTTCAAAGCGTGGATCTTGAGGATCCTCACCAACCTGTACATCAACAAGTACCGGCGGAGGAAGAGGTTTGGGAGCCCCATCTCATTGGATGACGATGAGAATGCCTACGAACCGGTGGGGCCGGCAGAAAACCTGCCCGACCGCCAGCTCTTTGACGAAATGGTGGGGGCCGAACTTGAAGCCGCTTTGGAAAAAGTGCCGGAGATTTTCCGGGTCGCGGTTCTCCTCAGCGACCTTGAAGGGCTCAGCTACGACGAAGTCGCCTTGGCAACCGATGTGCCGGTCGGCACCGTCCGGAGCCGAATTGCAAGAGGGCGGGCAATCCTCCGCCGGGAGTTGGAACGATATGCGCTCCAAGAGGGTTACATTAAACAGGAAAGCGAAACATGA